Proteins encoded by one window of uncultured Ilyobacter sp.:
- the metH gene encoding methionine synthase — protein MRELLKEKILILDGAMGTAIQNYSLDESDFRGELFSHIKGSLRGCNELLSLTKPEVLEEIHLSYLKAGADIIETNTFNSNRISMREYGLEEKSYDLSKAGAELAVKAARKYEYDNKRRIFVAGAMGPTSKSASIPTGGDPFGREVSYSELKAAYKEQALGLFDGGVDAFLIETIFDGLNAKAAVIAIEEVLEEKGEKLPIMISGTVDANGKLLSGQSIESLIVAIDRDSIISYGLNCSFGAKELIPLVKKLGELTKKYISLYPNAGLPNEKGEYDETPHVTGSYVKELIENKDINILGGCCGTTPEHIKVMAELAQGKTPRKTPMKNLTGIVSGNDIVSLQEGFLVVGERNNVSGSRKFARLIREESYDEALDIARTQVEKGAKILDINLDDALLDSVEEMGKFIRLLQNDMILSKLPIMLDSSNFDVIEKGLENLAGKGIVNSISLKDGEHEFLRKATVVRKFGAALVVMAFDEKGQAVSSERKKEICKRAYELLTSNNFPAEDIIFDPNVLTVGTGTEEDRMHGVDFIDTVKWIKENLPGAGVSGGVSNLSFAFRGNNILRHTIHKIFLEEGEKAGMTMAIVNPGEDPGNITPEVRKAVENLLAGGKDAVDEILNLSFEKAAKKTVEVKPVTVEERLKSYLLKGRSQGIEDDIKIALEKYSPLQVIQEVLMEGMEEVGALFEKGELFLPQILRSAAVMEKAVDFLTPLIEAGGTEKNAKGKVLMATVEGDVHDIGKNIVGTVLKCNGFDVVDLGVMVPKEEIMEAILRHDVDMVTLSGLITPSLMEMERVAEMMAEKNMDIPLLIGGAAASELSTAVRIEPKYSGRVIHVTDASGTLPVVSSLVSEKKANVLDERKKKAEYLRDAYLKNKNKKEMHSLEEARKRKKKLDNAIEYPKEIGKQFIEIPLEELEPLIDWDMLLHALKSKGNTQEKKVLDESKEILSKMKDKNIKAKCAFGIFNLFKDEDTLIVSGEKDYELPMVRSQMGNETISLADFFSKEDHIGAFVISVPEIAGNDEYESIIYQLLGTRLAEAASEWMEKYVNNNIWRVNIRPAIGYPSVPDHSMKREIFKLVDGEVTGAKLSSGYAMTPLSSVCGLYVSNPNSFYFDPGKISYDQLKELANLRGLSLDDMNALLGGIV, from the coding sequence ATGAGAGAATTACTGAAAGAAAAAATACTTATACTGGATGGAGCTATGGGAACGGCCATTCAGAATTACTCTCTTGATGAATCTGACTTTAGAGGAGAACTCTTTTCTCATATTAAAGGAAGCCTAAGGGGTTGCAATGAACTTCTAAGCCTTACTAAACCAGAGGTATTAGAGGAAATACACCTTTCATATTTGAAGGCCGGAGCAGACATAATAGAGACAAACACATTTAACAGCAATAGAATATCGATGAGAGAATACGGACTAGAGGAAAAATCCTACGATCTTTCTAAGGCCGGTGCTGAGCTAGCAGTTAAAGCTGCCAGGAAATATGAATACGATAACAAAAGAAGGATATTTGTAGCTGGTGCCATGGGGCCTACTAGTAAGAGTGCCTCTATACCAACAGGGGGAGATCCCTTTGGAAGAGAGGTTTCCTATTCAGAACTAAAAGCTGCTTATAAGGAGCAGGCACTTGGTTTATTTGACGGCGGAGTGGATGCCTTTCTTATAGAGACAATATTTGACGGTCTGAATGCAAAGGCTGCAGTCATTGCCATAGAAGAAGTCCTCGAAGAAAAGGGAGAGAAACTTCCTATAATGATATCAGGAACAGTAGATGCCAACGGAAAACTTCTTTCGGGTCAGAGTATAGAGTCACTTATCGTTGCCATCGACAGAGATTCTATAATTTCCTACGGACTGAACTGCTCTTTTGGTGCCAAGGAGCTCATTCCCCTGGTAAAAAAGCTCGGAGAACTAACAAAAAAGTATATATCACTTTACCCAAATGCCGGTCTCCCAAATGAGAAAGGGGAATATGACGAGACACCTCACGTGACAGGGTCATATGTAAAGGAGCTCATAGAAAATAAAGATATAAATATCCTAGGTGGATGCTGCGGAACAACACCGGAGCATATAAAGGTCATGGCAGAACTTGCCCAAGGCAAGACTCCAAGAAAAACCCCTATGAAAAACCTAACTGGTATAGTATCTGGAAATGATATAGTAAGTCTGCAAGAAGGATTTCTTGTAGTAGGAGAAAGAAATAATGTCTCAGGGTCAAGAAAATTTGCAAGGCTAATAAGAGAAGAGAGCTATGATGAGGCTCTAGATATAGCTAGAACTCAAGTAGAAAAAGGAGCTAAGATTTTAGATATAAATCTAGATGATGCCCTTCTTGATTCTGTAGAAGAGATGGGAAAATTTATAAGACTCTTGCAAAATGATATGATTCTATCAAAACTTCCTATAATGCTAGACTCTTCAAACTTTGATGTAATAGAAAAAGGTCTTGAAAATCTCGCAGGAAAGGGTATTGTAAACTCCATCAGTCTCAAAGATGGAGAGCATGAATTTCTGAGAAAAGCAACAGTTGTGAGAAAATTTGGTGCAGCTCTTGTGGTTATGGCCTTTGATGAAAAGGGACAGGCTGTGAGCTCAGAGAGGAAAAAGGAGATCTGTAAAAGAGCCTATGAACTTTTAACTTCAAATAACTTCCCTGCTGAGGATATTATCTTTGATCCAAATGTTCTCACTGTAGGGACAGGAACAGAGGAAGATAGAATGCACGGAGTAGATTTTATAGATACTGTAAAGTGGATAAAAGAAAATCTCCCTGGGGCCGGAGTGAGCGGAGGGGTTAGTAATCTTTCCTTTGCTTTTAGAGGGAATAATATCCTGAGACACACTATTCACAAGATCTTCCTCGAAGAGGGAGAGAAAGCCGGGATGACCATGGCCATAGTAAATCCGGGAGAGGATCCAGGAAACATAACTCCTGAGGTTAGAAAAGCAGTGGAAAACCTTCTTGCTGGAGGTAAAGATGCAGTAGATGAGATTCTGAATCTCTCCTTTGAAAAGGCGGCAAAGAAAACTGTAGAAGTTAAACCTGTAACTGTAGAGGAGAGGCTTAAGAGTTATCTCCTTAAGGGAAGAAGCCAGGGTATAGAGGATGATATCAAGATTGCTCTTGAAAAGTACTCACCTCTTCAGGTTATACAGGAGGTTCTGATGGAGGGAATGGAAGAGGTTGGAGCTCTTTTTGAAAAGGGTGAACTTTTCCTTCCTCAGATACTGAGATCAGCAGCAGTTATGGAAAAAGCTGTGGACTTCCTGACACCTCTTATAGAGGCAGGGGGAACCGAGAAAAATGCAAAGGGAAAAGTCCTTATGGCCACTGTGGAAGGAGATGTCCACGATATAGGGAAAAACATAGTGGGTACTGTATTAAAATGTAATGGCTTTGATGTGGTGGACCTAGGTGTAATGGTCCCTAAGGAAGAGATAATGGAAGCTATTCTAAGACATGATGTAGATATGGTTACATTGAGCGGTCTTATTACCCCTTCCCTTATGGAGATGGAGAGAGTCGCAGAAATGATGGCTGAAAAAAATATGGATATACCACTTCTTATAGGAGGAGCAGCGGCTTCTGAGCTAAGTACTGCAGTGAGAATCGAACCTAAGTATTCTGGAAGGGTAATCCATGTAACAGATGCTTCAGGGACACTGCCAGTTGTATCTTCATTGGTATCTGAAAAGAAAGCCAATGTTCTCGATGAAAGAAAAAAGAAAGCAGAGTATCTTAGAGACGCTTATTTAAAAAATAAAAATAAGAAAGAGATGCACTCTTTAGAAGAAGCTAGAAAGAGAAAGAAAAAATTGGACAATGCAATAGAGTATCCTAAAGAGATCGGAAAGCAGTTTATAGAGATACCTCTCGAAGAGTTAGAGCCTCTAATAGACTGGGATATGCTTCTCCATGCCCTGAAATCCAAGGGAAATACTCAGGAGAAAAAAGTATTGGATGAATCCAAGGAGATTCTTTCAAAAATGAAAGATAAAAACATAAAGGCAAAATGTGCCTTTGGTATATTTAATCTTTTCAAAGATGAGGACACCCTTATCGTAAGTGGAGAGAAAGACTATGAACTGCCTATGGTTAGAAGTCAGATGGGAAATGAGACCATTTCCCTGGCTGATTTCTTTTCAAAAGAGGATCATATAGGGGCTTTTGTAATATCGGTGCCTGAGATCGCTGGAAATGATGAGTATGAATCAATTATATATCAGCTTTTAGGGACTAGGCTTGCAGAAGCAGCATCAGAATGGATGGAAAAATATGTAAATAATAATATATGGAGGGTTAATATAAGACCAGCCATCGGCTATCCTTCGGTTCCAGATCATTCTATGAAAAGGGAGATATTTAAGCTTGTTGATGGTGAGGTAACTGGTGCTAAGCTTTCAAGTGGCTACGCCATGACTCCTCTGTCATCTGTATGCGGATTATATGTTTCCAATCCAAATAGTTTTTATTTTGATCCAGGAAAAATAAGTTATGACCAGTTGAAAGAGTTAGCAAATCTAAGGGGGCTATCATTAGACGATATGAATGCTCTCTTAGGTGGTATAGTATAA
- a CDS encoding aspartate kinase, with amino-acid sequence MSITVEKYGGTSVKDSARLKEIAARISERKKENEDIVVIVSAPSGMTDSLIERAKEISAVPKGREFDVLLSTGEQVSIALLAMALKEAGVKAISYTASQLGIVTCGNHNEARIQSVNTDLIKEKIAEGYVIIVPGFQGVCEDGNITTLGRGGSDTSAVAIAAALGCKSVDIYTDVNGIYSANPQIIPGAIKHKELSFSEMIELAGSGAKVLHTRSVELGAKYGIEIHLRSAFDWQEGTFVRSDEKVESAVIRGISGFGNLVRISYKSDKLRLSETVNTISKKGINIDLITHTMETKGGDEITCIVKEDYFEEAVEALKTIASPEDEILVEKGLAKVSVIGLGVRSKGIAASVFEILEKEGIEIHAVSCSEINISCIITEEDLNKAQNALHKKLIEEE; translated from the coding sequence ATGTCCATTACAGTAGAGAAATACGGGGGAACATCTGTAAAAGACTCTGCACGGCTAAAGGAGATCGCAGCTAGAATTTCAGAGAGAAAGAAGGAGAATGAAGATATCGTTGTAATAGTATCTGCTCCTAGCGGAATGACTGACAGTCTTATTGAAAGAGCAAAAGAGATCTCGGCAGTTCCTAAGGGAAGGGAATTTGATGTACTTCTCTCCACCGGGGAACAGGTATCGATAGCTCTCCTTGCCATGGCTCTAAAAGAGGCCGGTGTAAAGGCAATCTCCTATACTGCCTCACAGCTCGGTATAGTAACCTGTGGAAATCATAATGAAGCTAGAATACAATCGGTAAATACTGATCTAATAAAGGAAAAAATAGCTGAGGGCTATGTAATTATTGTACCTGGATTTCAGGGAGTATGTGAAGATGGAAATATAACCACTCTGGGAAGAGGTGGATCTGATACCTCGGCTGTAGCTATAGCAGCTGCCTTGGGATGTAAGTCAGTGGATATCTATACTGATGTAAACGGTATATACAGTGCAAATCCTCAGATAATACCCGGGGCGATAAAACACAAAGAGCTATCCTTTAGCGAAATGATCGAGCTGGCTGGTTCTGGAGCAAAGGTTCTCCATACAAGAAGTGTGGAGCTTGGGGCAAAATACGGAATAGAAATTCATCTGAGGTCTGCTTTTGACTGGCAGGAAGGAACTTTTGTAAGGAGTGATGAAAAAGTGGAAAGTGCTGTAATTAGAGGAATTAGTGGATTTGGTAATCTTGTAAGAATAAGTTATAAAAGTGACAAACTACGTCTTTCGGAAACTGTAAACACTATTTCTAAAAAAGGTATAAATATAGACCTTATAACTCATACAATGGAAACAAAGGGCGGAGATGAGATAACCTGCATAGTAAAAGAGGATTATTTTGAAGAAGCAGTGGAAGCATTGAAGACCATAGCTTCTCCTGAGGATGAAATCCTCGTGGAAAAAGGATTGGCTAAGGTCTCTGTCATCGGTCTAGGGGTAAGATCAAAAGGGATCGCAGCTTCAGTATTTGAAATCTTAGAAAAAGAGGGAATTGAGATCCATGCAGTATCATGTTCTGAAATAAATATTTCATGCATCATCACAGAGGAGGACTTGAACAAGGCACAAAATGCCCTGCACAAGAAGCTTATAGAGGAGGAATAA
- a CDS encoding homoserine O-succinyltransferase produces the protein MCCIAGAPSLSGRERAEKEGIRFKENKGELKIGIINLMPFKEEVEYQFYAVLGRFDMSVEVEFLYPENHVFKNTDGSYIKDNYYPLGELNKRNYDGIIMTGAPVELMDFQKVNYWDEISDIIKSNKLPAIYICWGAQAALYVKYGVEKYTLDEKLLGIFRHRTNKNPFVSGEFLAPHSRNTQNSSEDIKNAGLRILAESDEAGVYITSDNEYREFYISGHGEYQRERLKYEYNRDQNLFPKNYFPEDDPKNEPFMNWDSHRKEFYYKWLNYIREKKLSNIPNKV, from the coding sequence ATGTGTTGTATCGCTGGCGCTCCCTCCCTTTCGGGCAGAGAGAGAGCCGAAAAAGAGGGAATTAGATTTAAAGAAAATAAAGGGGAATTAAAAATTGGTATTATCAACCTCATGCCTTTTAAGGAGGAGGTTGAGTACCAATTTTATGCTGTGCTGGGAAGATTTGATATGAGTGTGGAAGTAGAGTTTTTATATCCGGAAAATCATGTTTTCAAAAATACAGACGGTTCCTATATAAAGGATAACTATTATCCCCTAGGCGAACTGAATAAAAGAAACTATGACGGCATTATAATGACTGGGGCTCCTGTAGAACTTATGGATTTTCAGAAAGTTAATTACTGGGATGAAATAAGTGATATTATAAAATCTAATAAACTTCCGGCAATTTATATATGCTGGGGAGCTCAGGCAGCTTTATATGTGAAATACGGGGTAGAAAAATATACATTGGATGAAAAACTTTTGGGTATCTTCAGACACAGAACAAATAAAAACCCCTTTGTATCTGGTGAATTTTTGGCCCCTCATTCTAGAAACACCCAGAACAGCAGTGAAGATATAAAAAATGCCGGTCTGAGAATATTGGCAGAATCAGATGAAGCTGGGGTTTATATCACCTCTGACAATGAATACAGAGAGTTTTATATAAGTGGTCACGGAGAGTATCAGAGAGAAAGACTTAAATATGAGTACAACAGGGATCAAAATTTATTTCCTAAAAATTATTTTCCTGAAGACGACCCTAAAAATGAACCTTTTATGAACTGGGACAGTCACAGGAAAGAGTTTTATTATAAATGGCTGAATTATATAAGGGAAAAAAAGCTTAGTAATATCCCAAATAAGGTGTAA
- the metF gene encoding methylenetetrahydrofolate reductase [NAD(P)H], with product MFIKDIYNAKKPVISFEIFPPNERYPVEKVYDTIDELVKLSPDFISVTYGAGGTTRGRTVEIASRIKKVNNVEVLAHLTCIGADKGEIDGILDELKENGIENVLALRGDYPNDGSIPEGDFQYAHQLVKQIKERGGFSIGGAFYPEAHQESNDLMDLFHLKRKAEEGTDFLISQIFFDNSFFYEFKEKAEKLEIDVPLVAGIMPVTDARQIKRITALCGSSIPPKFQRILDRYENNPEALKDAGIAYAVEQIVDLISSGVDGIHLYTMNKVETTQKIMDAIANLRIAL from the coding sequence ATGTTTATAAAAGATATATATAACGCTAAAAAACCGGTGATATCCTTTGAGATATTCCCGCCAAATGAAAGATATCCTGTGGAAAAGGTTTATGACACCATTGATGAATTGGTGAAACTTAGTCCGGATTTTATCAGTGTAACTTACGGGGCAGGGGGTACTACCCGTGGGAGAACTGTAGAGATAGCTTCTAGAATAAAAAAAGTGAACAATGTAGAGGTCTTGGCTCACCTTACCTGTATAGGGGCAGATAAGGGAGAGATAGACGGGATTTTAGACGAACTAAAGGAAAATGGTATAGAAAATGTCCTGGCTTTAAGAGGAGATTATCCAAATGACGGGAGTATTCCTGAAGGGGATTTTCAGTATGCACATCAGCTTGTAAAGCAGATCAAGGAAAGGGGAGGTTTCTCAATAGGAGGAGCCTTCTATCCAGAGGCACATCAGGAAAGCAATGACCTCATGGATCTCTTTCATCTAAAAAGAAAGGCAGAAGAGGGAACTGATTTTCTTATATCCCAGATTTTCTTCGACAACTCATTTTTCTATGAATTCAAAGAAAAAGCCGAAAAACTTGAGATAGATGTGCCACTTGTGGCTGGGATAATGCCTGTAACAGATGCAAGACAGATAAAGAGGATAACGGCTCTTTGCGGAAGTTCTATACCTCCAAAATTTCAAAGAATATTAGACAGATATGAGAATAATCCTGAGGCTCTGAAAGATGCGGGTATAGCCTATGCTGTAGAGCAGATAGTGGATCTCATATCTTCAGGAGTGGATGGAATCCACCTCTATACAATGAACAAGGTGGAAACTACACAAAAGATAATGGATGCAATAGCAAATCTGAGAATTGCTTTATAG
- a CDS encoding O-acetylhomoserine aminocarboxypropyltransferase/cysteine synthase family protein, protein MAYKFETLQLHGGQQPDPTTGSRAVPIYQTTSYNFKSIEHAAKLFALEEPGNIYTRIGNPTTAVLEERIALLEGGVGALAVASGTSAVAYSILNVARCGDEVVASNNLYGGSFNLLSNTINDFGIKARFFDPVNPEEIRGLINEKTKAVFIESLGNPSGEVIDIEKIAEIAHENGLPLIVDNTFATPYLLRPLDHGADIVVYSATKFLGGHGTTIAGLIVDGGKFDWKNERFTAFNEPDPGYHGLKYADLGPAAYILKTRVKLLRDTGAALSPFNSFLILQGIETLSLRVERHVENARKIAKFLKDNDDVNWVSHPEVSDDEDQQNLVKKYLPKGACSIFTFGLKGDRERAARFIEKLEIFSHLANVADAKSLIIHPASTTHGQLSEKALKECGIGTDTIRISVGLENIDDLIEDLQKAIEASR, encoded by the coding sequence ATGGCTTACAAATTCGAAACTTTACAATTACACGGAGGACAGCAACCAGACCCGACTACTGGATCTAGAGCGGTACCTATTTATCAGACTACTTCTTACAACTTCAAGAGCATAGAGCATGCTGCAAAACTCTTTGCCCTAGAAGAACCAGGAAATATATATACAAGAATAGGAAATCCAACTACAGCTGTATTAGAAGAGAGAATAGCCCTTTTAGAGGGAGGAGTAGGAGCCCTTGCAGTGGCTTCTGGAACTTCTGCAGTGGCTTATTCTATACTGAATGTAGCTAGATGCGGTGACGAGGTCGTGGCTTCAAATAACCTTTACGGAGGTAGTTTCAACCTTCTTTCAAATACAATCAATGATTTTGGAATTAAAGCTAGATTTTTTGACCCTGTGAATCCAGAGGAGATAAGAGGTCTCATAAACGAAAAAACGAAGGCCGTATTTATAGAAAGTCTCGGAAATCCAAGTGGTGAAGTAATAGATATCGAAAAAATAGCAGAGATAGCACATGAAAACGGCTTGCCGTTAATTGTAGACAATACATTTGCTACACCTTATCTTTTGAGACCCTTAGACCACGGGGCAGACATTGTAGTATACTCTGCCACAAAATTCCTAGGAGGTCACGGGACGACCATTGCAGGTCTAATTGTAGATGGAGGTAAATTTGACTGGAAAAATGAAAGATTTACAGCTTTTAACGAGCCAGACCCAGGTTACCACGGTCTAAAATATGCTGACCTTGGGCCTGCTGCCTACATACTAAAGACCAGGGTTAAACTACTCAGGGATACAGGAGCTGCACTTTCACCTTTCAACTCTTTCTTGATTTTACAGGGAATAGAAACTCTTTCTCTAAGAGTAGAGAGACACGTGGAAAATGCCAGAAAAATAGCCAAGTTTTTGAAAGACAACGATGATGTAAACTGGGTTAGTCATCCTGAAGTCAGTGATGATGAAGATCAGCAAAATCTTGTAAAAAAATATCTACCAAAGGGAGCTTGTTCTATTTTCACTTTTGGTTTAAAAGGTGATAGGGAAAGAGCGGCCAGATTTATAGAAAAACTTGAGATATTTTCTCATCTTGCAAATGTGGCCGATGCAAAATCACTTATAATACATCCTGCTAGCACCACTCACGGACAGTTAAGTGAAAAAGCATTAAAGGAGTGCGGTATAGGTACAGATACAATCAGAATCTCTGTAGGACTTGAGAATATTGACGATCTTATAGAGGATCTTCAAAAGGCCATAGAAGCCAGCAGATAA